In one Rutidosis leptorrhynchoides isolate AG116_Rl617_1_P2 chromosome 8, CSIRO_AGI_Rlap_v1, whole genome shotgun sequence genomic region, the following are encoded:
- the LOC139861216 gene encoding light-regulated protein 1, chloroplastic-like, which yields MQASIHLSSSPFLPLKATKTSSFSTTLLPIKHHRQGTRTSSTCISIKAAATDVSQVDYSSMASSVFPAEACDTVGGDACNVEMFPETKFRQQQPDPNVKVPPTASQIDREYLQYDSPKTVFIAEACDDLGGEFCEPSYQTGVN from the exons CATCACCATTTCTCCCTTTAAAAGCTACCAAAACCTCAAGTTTCTCAACCACATTATTGCCTATTAAACATCATCGACAAGGTACCCGTACATCGTCAACTTGTATCTCCATCAAAGCAGCAGCCACAGACGTTTCTCAAGTCGATTACAGCTCCATGGCCTCCTC AGTGTTCCCAGCAGAAGCATGCGATACAGTTGGCGGTGATGCTTGTAACGTTGAAATGTTCCCTGAGACCAAGTTTAGACAACAACAACCCGACCCGAATGTTAAGGTTCCTCCTACTGCTTCACAAATTGACAGAGAGTATCTTCAATATGATAGTCCCAAAAC GGTGTTCATTGCAGAGGCATGCGATGATCTTGGAGGAGAATTCTGTGAGCCGTCATACCAGACTGGAgttaattga